One genomic window of Vibrio rhizosphaerae includes the following:
- the lolC gene encoding lipoprotein-releasing ABC transporter permease subunit LolC, which yields MFRPVSVFIGFRYLRGQSGDRFSRFVSRISTVGITIGVLALVTVLSVMNGFESQLKNRILGVLPHAVVYQGHERTQWQTTPPSFLKQFPAQTTPEPIVRSEAVVQSASELSAGILLGIEPRDHDPLAQYLILGTMQDLHAGDYTLFLGHQLARQLNVSQGDKVRLMVTQASQFTPLGRIPSQRNFTVAGIFNTGSDIDGQLMITHIHDAQRLLHLKGQTISGWRLSFADPFMVSELAKTPLPEGWHWSDWRDQRGELFQAVRMEKNMMGLMLGLIVAIAAFNIISALIMVVMEKQAEVAILKTQGMTNLQVLFVFIVQGASSGIAGALSGGILGVLIASHLNSILQILGVDLMAMGGSLPVMIRPGQIIVVELLTIALSLLATLYPSLRASSVHPAEALRYE from the coding sequence ATGTTTCGTCCTGTTTCGGTATTTATAGGGTTCAGATATTTACGAGGACAGTCAGGTGATCGGTTCAGCCGTTTTGTTTCGCGTATTTCCACCGTCGGTATCACGATTGGGGTTTTAGCGCTGGTTACGGTTTTATCGGTCATGAATGGCTTTGAGTCTCAACTGAAAAACCGGATTCTCGGGGTTTTACCCCATGCAGTGGTTTATCAGGGACATGAACGAACCCAGTGGCAAACAACGCCGCCGTCTTTTCTCAAACAGTTTCCCGCCCAGACTACCCCTGAACCGATTGTTCGTAGCGAAGCGGTCGTGCAGAGTGCGAGTGAGTTATCGGCAGGTATCCTGCTGGGGATTGAGCCACGCGATCATGATCCACTTGCTCAATACCTGATCCTCGGGACCATGCAAGATTTACACGCCGGGGATTATACACTGTTTCTTGGTCATCAGTTAGCAAGACAACTCAATGTTTCTCAAGGCGATAAAGTTCGTCTGATGGTGACGCAAGCCAGTCAGTTTACACCGCTAGGCCGAATTCCCAGTCAACGTAACTTTACTGTCGCCGGTATTTTTAACACCGGTTCCGATATCGACGGCCAACTGATGATTACCCATATCCATGATGCGCAGCGGTTATTGCACTTAAAAGGGCAAACGATATCGGGCTGGCGATTGTCATTTGCGGATCCTTTTATGGTTTCTGAACTGGCGAAGACACCGTTACCAGAGGGATGGCACTGGAGTGACTGGCGGGATCAACGGGGCGAATTGTTTCAGGCCGTACGAATGGAAAAAAATATGATGGGACTCATGTTGGGCCTGATTGTTGCCATTGCCGCCTTTAATATTATTTCTGCATTGATCATGGTTGTGATGGAAAAACAGGCAGAAGTGGCGATTTTGAAAACGCAGGGTATGACCAATTTGCAGGTTTTATTTGTGTTTATTGTACAGGGTGCCAGTAGCGGAATTGCCGGTGCGCTGAGTGGTGGCATTCTCGGCGTCTTGATTGCCAGTCATTTGAATTCGATTTTACAAATACTCGGGGTTGATTTGATGGCTATGGGGGGATCGTTGCCCGTGATGATTCGACCCGGCCAAATTATTGTGGTGGAGTTACTGACTATTGCCCTGAGTCTTTTGGCCACCTTATATCCTTCGCTCCGTGCATCGTCCGTTCATCCAGCAGAGGCTTTACGCTATGAATAA
- the lolD gene encoding lipoprotein-releasing ABC transporter ATP-binding protein LolD has translation MNNLLECRQLTKTYREGELATHVLQGVSFSMQPGEFASIVGSSGSGKSTLLHILGALDQPTSGDVTFLGHHLLQLRSTQQAKIRNQHIGFVYQFHHLLADFSALENVAMPLLIGGESVANATRTAKQWLARVGLDHRLAHRPSELSGGERQRVAIARALVNKPSLVLADEPTGNLDHQTALAVYELMRELNEDSQTAFLVVTHDRELAGKMNRILTMQDGLFTS, from the coding sequence ATGAATAATCTCCTTGAATGTCGCCAACTGACCAAAACTTATCGGGAAGGTGAGCTTGCGACACATGTCTTACAAGGTGTCAGTTTTTCGATGCAGCCCGGTGAGTTTGCTTCGATTGTCGGTTCATCCGGATCGGGAAAAAGTACCCTGCTACATATCTTAGGGGCACTGGACCAACCGACCAGTGGTGATGTGACGTTTTTAGGTCATCATTTGTTGCAGCTTCGCTCCACCCAACAGGCTAAAATCCGTAATCAACATATTGGTTTTGTCTATCAGTTTCATCATTTGCTCGCGGATTTTTCGGCATTAGAAAATGTGGCGATGCCCTTGCTGATCGGTGGAGAGTCTGTTGCGAATGCGACACGCACTGCCAAACAATGGCTCGCTCGCGTTGGGCTTGACCATCGGCTTGCTCATCGTCCGAGTGAGTTGTCCGGCGGAGAACGGCAACGGGTCGCAATTGCCCGGGCGTTGGTCAACAAACCATCTCTGGTATTAGCCGATGAACCGACCGGTAATCTCGATCATCAGACAGCATTAGCTGTTTATGAACTCATGAGAGAGCTGAACGAGGATTCCCAAACTGCGTTTCTAGTGGTCACCCATGATCGGGAGCTGGCGGGGAAAATGAATCGTATTCTGACGATGCAAGACGGCTTATTCACGTCATAA
- the lolE gene encoding lipoprotein-releasing ABC transporter permease subunit LolE produces MVSSLSLMIGRRFSRSKKRNKLVSFISMSSTLGIAFGVAVIVIGLSAMNGFERELDNRVLSVIPHGEFEGVEGPIQSWPAMMKKITTFPQIVAAAPYVRFTALAERGQQLKALEVRGIDPEMERHVSELSRYVTGQMFTKDAPGKHQVILGQGVAQRLGVHVGDALTLMVPNMSGGAKSLKAPQRIRVTLVGILALHGQIDHNLALIPLQDAQQYTGIGSAVTGVSVKVADVFRAEHIVRQVGNQLNQYVYLRSWQRQYGYLYRDIQLVRTILYLVMVLVIGVASFNIVSTLMMAVKDRAAEIAILRTMGASDRLIRQIFMWQGIFSGVLGSLCGSVIGVLIAMNLTTLIKQLESLIGHHFLSGDIYFVDFLPSQVEIQDVVLVSATAIVLSLAATFYPALKASRLNPASVLSSR; encoded by the coding sequence GTGGTTTCATCATTATCTCTGATGATTGGTCGTCGTTTCAGCCGTTCCAAAAAAAGAAATAAATTGGTTTCTTTCATTTCAATGTCTTCCACTCTGGGGATTGCTTTTGGTGTCGCTGTGATTGTCATTGGTCTGTCTGCGATGAACGGGTTTGAAAGAGAACTCGATAACCGGGTGTTATCCGTGATCCCTCACGGTGAATTTGAAGGCGTTGAAGGACCGATCCAATCATGGCCAGCCATGATGAAGAAAATTACGACGTTTCCTCAGATTGTTGCCGCAGCACCTTATGTCCGCTTTACTGCATTAGCGGAACGGGGCCAGCAACTGAAAGCCCTTGAGGTGCGCGGGATTGATCCGGAGATGGAGCGCCATGTGTCCGAGCTTTCCCGTTATGTCACCGGACAGATGTTTACCAAAGATGCTCCCGGCAAGCACCAGGTGATACTCGGTCAGGGGGTTGCACAACGTTTAGGGGTTCATGTCGGTGATGCTTTGACATTGATGGTGCCGAATATGTCAGGAGGGGCTAAATCGCTGAAAGCACCTCAGCGGATACGCGTGACTCTGGTTGGCATTCTGGCACTGCATGGGCAGATCGATCACAATCTGGCGTTAATCCCTCTGCAAGATGCTCAACAATATACCGGCATTGGCTCCGCCGTGACCGGGGTTTCAGTCAAAGTGGCAGATGTTTTCCGCGCTGAGCACATTGTTCGTCAGGTTGGCAATCAGCTCAATCAGTATGTTTATCTGCGGAGCTGGCAGCGCCAATACGGCTACCTGTACCGGGATATTCAACTGGTTCGGACCATTTTGTATCTGGTGATGGTGCTCGTCATTGGGGTGGCAAGTTTTAATATTGTTTCAACTTTAATGATGGCGGTGAAAGATCGTGCTGCGGAAATTGCAATTTTGAGAACGATGGGGGCTTCGGATCGCCTAATCCGGCAGATCTTCATGTGGCAGGGCATTTTTTCCGGCGTATTGGGGAGTCTGTGTGGTAGCGTTATTGGGGTGTTGATCGCGATGAATCTGACAACACTGATCAAACAACTCGAATCGTTAATCGGGCACCACTTTTTATCCGGTGATATTTATTTTGTCGATTTTCTGCCCTCCCAAGTGGAAATTCAGGATGTGGTGTTGGTGTCCGCGACAGCGATTGTATTGAGTCTGGCTGCGACATTCTATCCTGCGTTGAAAGCGAGCCGCCTCAATCCCGCAAGCGTCCTTTCTTCCCGATAA
- a CDS encoding DUF2062 domain-containing protein, which translates to MPKKFIKRFLPDRELIKRQKALKIFGNVLYNPNLWCLNRRSAAGAFAVGLFMAFVPLPSQMIMSAGLAIACGVNLPLSVALVWVSNPITMPVLFYFAYKLGAWVLHEPPQHFHFELSWSYITQQMSTIAPSLVVGCLICGVVCALLGYFGIHGLWRYSVVRSWQKRQSK; encoded by the coding sequence ATGCCTAAAAAATTTATTAAGCGATTCTTACCGGACAGAGAATTGATCAAACGGCAGAAAGCCCTGAAAATTTTCGGTAACGTGTTGTATAACCCCAATTTATGGTGCCTGAACCGCCGTTCGGCTGCCGGTGCTTTTGCCGTTGGTTTGTTTATGGCATTCGTTCCGCTTCCCAGTCAGATGATTATGTCCGCCGGGCTGGCTATCGCCTGTGGCGTCAATCTTCCCCTTTCTGTCGCCTTGGTTTGGGTGAGTAACCCCATTACGATGCCGGTCCTGTTTTATTTTGCGTATAAGCTTGGCGCCTGGGTACTCCATGAACCGCCACAACATTTTCATTTTGAACTGTCCTGGAGCTATATCACCCAACAGATGTCAACCATTGCCCCTTCACTGGTTGTCGGGTGTTTAATCTGTGGTGTCGTCTGTGCCCTGCTCGGTTACTTTGGGATTCATGGCTTATGGCGTTACTCCGTTGTCAGAAGTTGGCAAAAACGACAATCAAAGTAA